From one Culex quinquefasciatus strain JHB chromosome 3, VPISU_Cqui_1.0_pri_paternal, whole genome shotgun sequence genomic stretch:
- the LOC6042546 gene encoding uncharacterized protein LOC6042546, protein MNYLLHRQRTPGAVIPVPEELKELMSEISREVLRAQPPSPIHFIADYLEAKLVRRENQVVANRVVDTVLDTSLNIIELLDELGIDKAEKAERAVAMIREAFRKHFQVRTSDESLREAFREAEVLKRLVDECGFTEQEALKAGKVIERAYRTYFLRNVYKEYHGPAVTSDWKEAAEHTLGVYAASGATKEEMNRAVIRIQQAYRAYYSKKRRNLDRKATIIQQAVRKHQEKQVTSGVLNELIDDAVDPKFRAREEILRIVDMVITGQVGEPEEKEKEEAATMIQSVFRGRQTRKKFANVGWDSSPEPGPSNTVVADPANDDLDGAATLVQSLARGHLVRRQIQKEQSAAVKIQSYARGHLARKQHSQQQDN, encoded by the exons ATGAACTACCTCCTGCACCGCCAGCGCACTCCGGGCGCCGTAATCCCAGTCCCGGAAGAGCTCAAAGAGCTCATGTCCGAAATCAGCCGGGAAGTCCTGCGCGCGCAGCCACCAAGCCCGATCCACTTTATCGCGGATTACCTGGAGGCGAAGCTGGTGCGCCGTGAAAACCAGGTCGTGGCGAACCGGGTCGTCGACACCGTTCTGGACACCAGCCTGAACATTATCGAACTGCTGGACGAGCTGGGCATTGACAAGGCGGAGAAAGCCGAACGGGCGGTTGCGATGATCCGGGAGGCGTTCCGGAAGCACTTCCAGGTGCGGACTTCGGATGAGAGCTTGAGGGAAGCGTTCCGGGAGGCGGAGGTTCTGAAGCGGTTGGTTGATGAGTGCGGATTCACGGAACAGGAAGCGCTCAAGGCTGGGAAGGTCATTGAGAGGGCGTACAGGACGTACTTTTTGCGGAACGTGTACAAGGAGTATCATGGCCCGGCGGTGACCAGCGATTGGAAGGAAGCTGCGGAGCATACCTTGGGGGTCTACGCAGCCAGCGGAGCTACAAAGGAGGAGATGAATCGTGCTGTGATCAGGATTCAGCAGGCTTACAGGGCTTATTATTCGAAGAAGCGTCGTAATTTGGATCGAAAGGCCACAATTATTCAGCAGGCCGTCCGGAAGCATCAGGAGAAGCAGGTTACATCGGGGGTTTTGAACGAACTCATAGACGACGCCGTTGATCCCAAATTCCGGGCTCGTGAAGAAATCCTGCGCATCGTAGACATGGTCATCACCGGACAAGTTGGAGAACCGGAAGAGAAGGAAAAGGAAGAAGCAGCCACAATGATCCAGTCGGTGTTCCGGGGTCGTCAAACCAGGAAGAAATTCGCCAACGTTGGGTGGGATTCCAGCCCAGAGCCTGGCCCCAGCAACACTGTTGTAGCTGACCCGGCGAACGATGACCTCGACGGGGCGGCCACTTTGGTTCAATCATTGGCAAGGGGTCACCTCGTGCGTCGGCAGATCCAAAAAGAACAGTCCGCCGCAGTCAAGATACAG AGCTACGCCCGGGGCCACCTCGCACGCAAGCAGCATTCCCAGCAGCAGGACAACTAA
- the LOC6042550 gene encoding astacin: MNRLSYLVVFTAVIVGCWARYHDYRLPVNGTRGAPHFATQPSTEVGKRHRNYKHGVNRSHPFELGMGYYYQMDIMLKPDVAENAVPIVNSNIRWPGAVVPYVIANTFSAANKTIITTAMAQYAANTCVRFVPRTTEATFVTIDNTATGCWSYVGRSLNNSYNHVNLQVPSCISTGTVAHELMHALGFYHEFTRPDRDSYVSIDMGALDPKYQTTAFYNANFGKLAASQTLLYGIPYNYGSVMHYSKWGGAVSYNRPVMNNLKPWTGDFGNKVGLVATDIQSIKTMYSCP; encoded by the exons ATGAACCGTTTAAGCTATCTAGTGGTGTTCACCGCGGTGATCGTCGGATGCTGGGCCCGCTACCATGACTACCGTCTCCCGGTCAACGGAACGCGTGGCGCACCGCACTTTGCGACTCAACCGAGCACGGAGGTTGGCAAACGCCACCGTAACTACAAGCACGGGGTGAACCGGTCCCATCCGTTCGAGCTGGGCATGGGCTACTACTACCAGATGGACATCATGCTGAAGCCGGATGTGGCCGAAAATGCGGTGCCGATCGTCAACTCGAACATTAGATGGCCCGGCGCAGTGGTTCCGTACGTCATCGCGAACAcgttct CTGCGGCCAACAAGACAATCATCACCACCGCGATGGCGCAATACGCTGCCAACACGTGCGTCCGTTTCGTGCCACGAACCACGGAGGCCACCTTCGTTACGATCGACAACACTGCCACCGGTTGTTGGTCGTACGTCGGCAGAAGCTTGAACAACAGTTACAACCACGTGAACCTGCAGGTACCGAGCTGTATCAGCACCGGCACCGTGGCTCACGAGCTGATGCACGCGCTTGGTTTCTACCACGAGTTTACCCGCCCGGATCGTGACAGCTACGTCAGCATCGATATGGGAGCACTGGATCCGAAGTATCAGACAA CCGCATTCTATAACGCCAACTTTGGCAAGCTGGCAGCAAGCCAAACGTTGCTGTACGGTATTCCGTACAACTACGGTAGCGTGATGCACTACTCCAAGTGGGGAGGAGCTGTTAGCTATAACAGACCAGTGATGAACAACTTG AAACCCTGGACTGGAGACTTTGGCAACAAGGTCGGTTTGGTAGCCACAGATATACAGTCCATAAAAACGATGTACTCGTGCCCATAA
- the LOC119770681 gene encoding G-protein coupled receptor GRL101-like, giving the protein MPHIIFLFVVTIGLLTQNVSSRAVPDHRPRTDQAIRQAGLLENYLFPNSVELILESFYLDHWGVQLFTELNRTRYLSLLYGSIPAVTFESPILETFSVVQTNTSSFEVSPVRNSVLKTLQITRNKLATISPSIRQLSGLTTLDLSQNELEYVDLDLFAGMKSLKNLDLSVNQISSVDASPALQLGRLRNLWVSYNRLQRFEVFPGAFPALDTVRLIGNRWSCGWVDGARRDIMDRRITAFGVDYGCSESRQGGLCCYNTEVTTTEGGELLREGPLLEEIQKLTSELGVKPLDTSGDQSLELLTRSSGNGQEKILVGVKHDQVKVFF; this is encoded by the exons ATGCCacacataatatttttgttcgT CGTAACAATCGGGCTTCTCACTCAAAATGTCTCATCCCGAGCGGTTCCCGATCACAGACCGCGAACAGATCAAGCGATTCGCCAAGCTGGATTGCTCGAAAATTACCTCTTTCCAAACTCCGTCGAGCTGATCCTGGAGTCATTTTACCTTGATCACTGGGGCGTTCAGCTGTTCACCGAGCTCAACCGAACTCGGTACTTGTCCCTGCTGTACGGAAGCATTCCAGCCGTCACGTTCGAATCACCCATTCTGGAGACCTTCTCGGTGGTGCAAACAAACACTTCCTCCTTCGAGGTCAGTCCCGTGCGTAATTCCGTCCTAAAGACGCTGCAGATCACCCGGAACAAACTGGCTACGATCTCGCCCAGCATTCGCCAACTCTCCGGATTGACCACGCTGGACCTATCCCAAAACGAGCTGGAGTATGTGGATCTGGACCTGTTTGCCGGCATGAAAAGCTTGAAGAACCTGGACCTGTCGGTCAACCAGATCAGCTCCGTCGACGCGTCGCCGGCACTTCAGCTGGGCAGACTGAGGAACCTCTGGGTCAGCTACAACCGGCTGCAGCGGTTCGAGGTGTTCCCGGGGGCCTTCCCGGCGCTGGATACGGTGCGACTGATCGGGAATCGCTGGAGCTGTGGATGGGTAGATGGCGCCCGGCGGGACATTATGGATCGACGGATTACGGCGTTCGGAGTGGATTACGGTTGTAGCGAGAGTCGTCAGGGCGGGTTGTGTTGTTATAATACGGAGGTGACAACGACGGAGGGAGGTGAATTGTTGAGGGAGGGACCGTTGCTGGAGGAGATTCAAAAGTTGACCAGCGAGTTGGGAGTGAAGCCGCTGGATACGAGTGGGGATCAGTCGCTGGAGCTGTTGACGAGGAGCAGTGGCAATGGCCAGGAGAAGATCCTGGTAGGAGTGAAGCATGATCAGgtgaaggtatttttttaa